A window of the Halobacterium hubeiense genome harbors these coding sequences:
- a CDS encoding MinD/ParA family ATP-binding protein encodes MLAVAGGKGGSGKTTTALGLAGALVERRRRPLVADCDLDAPNLHLRADVPRDPGADASTPTAAVHESATVPGADVLPAGDADGDDLAAALDALPESRPVILDCPAGASEAAVRPLRAADACVVVATDTREGIEDAVKTAAMARAVGTPVRVVAVTRTASVPVGLADAAAADAVPIPDAATPLEARETAAAYATFADYAEPNT; translated from the coding sequence GTGCTGGCAGTCGCGGGCGGCAAGGGCGGCAGCGGCAAGACCACCACCGCGCTCGGGCTGGCGGGCGCGCTCGTCGAGCGGCGGCGCCGGCCGCTGGTCGCGGACTGCGACCTCGACGCGCCGAACCTCCACTTGCGCGCGGACGTCCCGCGGGACCCCGGCGCCGACGCCTCGACTCCGACCGCGGCCGTCCACGAGTCGGCGACCGTCCCGGGCGCGGACGTGCTCCCCGCGGGCGACGCGGACGGCGACGACCTCGCCGCGGCACTCGACGCGCTGCCCGAATCGCGGCCCGTCATCTTGGACTGCCCCGCGGGCGCCAGCGAGGCCGCAGTCCGTCCCTTGCGCGCCGCTGACGCCTGCGTCGTCGTCGCGACCGACACCCGGGAGGGAATCGAGGACGCCGTCAAGACCGCCGCGATGGCGCGCGCGGTCGGGACACCAGTGCGTGTCGTCGCTGTCACCCGCACGGCCAGCGTCCCGGTCGGCCTCGCGGACGCGGCGGCCGCCGACGCCGTGCCGATTCCCGACGCCGCAACGCCGCTGGAAGCCCGAGAGACCGCC